The Scatophagus argus isolate fScaArg1 chromosome 4, fScaArg1.pri, whole genome shotgun sequence DNA window CTTAGCTTCTAAAATGGCTCAGATAAAACCAGGGAGGTCACAATGCAAATGAAACATCACAAATCTGGTGGAACACCGTTCATTTAAAAATCTCAGGTTGTCCTTGATGGTAAGTTCAATCAGATACCTTTAAATACAGCTTCAAGTCAATGTGATGACTCCCCATGAGTCTgacatctcctcttcctcctctgcaggcTCTTCTTCAGTTGTCCACTCTAACCCTGGTTAGCTAGACCCAACCAGACGTTCTGGGAATAATCCATGggctccttcctccctcctcctcctcctgcaaaAAGAGATGCATCGGTCCTTGCCGAAAAAACTGTAAGACTCTCAGACACATTTGTGGTCCGTTCCAATGGAATTTAGACATTTGAGTAATACAAGCTATTTTTGCGTGAACACAAATACCTTAAAGTTTTGATCAAAGGACAAACATTGGGCACATGCATGCCAGTTAACAGTTCTCCAAAAATTTAGGaaaacagaagggaaaaaacACTTGGACTAATACAAAATCACACATTAGCCTCCATGAACGTCTCCAGATTCAAAGGTAATCTGTGATCTAAATCTTTACAAAGTATCCTACTACATGGAAACTGGCAGTACCTTGACTTGTGATACAGATTGAATACAGATAGTTGCATGACTCTGTATGAAGACCCTGCACATGCGCACCAACCAATAAAACTTAACAGCATGTACCCGGTCATGCAGAGTGACCCACAACATTTTTTATGGATACGTTGAAATATAATCATTAACTTGAAGGAGCCTAAGTAACCACTGAAGACGAGggaaaaacaacagtcagacaCGCATGAAGCTTTAAGAGGCTGCACCTTCCAAAGTAAGAAATATCATGAATCTGAAGATGTTCATGGAACAAACTCATTACTTGAggaattgttaaaaaaaaaagcattaaaaagaaCATTAAGTAATGTTAATTCAACTCTCCTCACAGGCTTCCCTAAAACTGGTGGAACTGAGTCAAACTGCCACATCATATTTCAACACATCATTCAAATTTACCAATTTCTCATCATTATCCCAATACACCACTGACACCAATTAATATTCTTCTAATTTGTACTTTAGTCTGTTATTAAGTGTTATAAATCTTGTTCTCCAAAAAAAGGGAGTGTTTTTAGTTGTAAAAACAATGACGAGTTCACTCGTCATCTGTGGAGGAAGCACTGGAAGTTGAACCAGGAGCTCTGATGATATGGTAAGTCATTGTGAGGTGgtcagagggagggaagagggaaaggaggagTTGTGGAGCACAGTCATTAATAGGCCTCTGTTGCCCCCTCGCTCAGTCCTGTCTGATTAGGTCAAACACACAGTATCCCTGTGGGGGTTTGGCTGCCGCTGCTGGTTTTGGTGATGCTATGCTGCCATGAGATACTGATGGTAGAAGAGGCCgaagagggaggtggagaagagGCAGGCAGCAATCCACCAAgcaaagaaggagaagaggccCCGGAAAAGCAGGGGGCTGAAGACAGTCCGCAGGCCTCCCAGAGCCACTGACAGCTGGGCTACTGACACCCGGGCTCCTGTTTCTACCACCGAAGCTGGGGTTGGGGCTGCTATAGGGGCTGCCCTCATCAAAGAGTCAGAGTTCATTTCATGGGTGCAAGGCAGGTCTTCCTCAGGATAGACCCACCAAGAGTGTCCACCTGTAATAAATAAGGCAAAGGACGAAATTAGCCTGAGCTTGAAGGCAAAGACATTTTCTAAGTTGGAAAATCATGAAGTGGTTCATGACTCACCTAAGGTTTTTAGCAGCAATGTTGTATGCAGCAGCATCACCAGTGGTGCCACATACTGTAGTGCGATTACACACAAGTAGTAAAAAACACGCGCAACCTGGGTGGGCACAGTTAGAGAAGAAGAATCGCATTAGTATGGGGGAAGAAGAGTCAAATTTGAcgtaaacaaaaacatgcctACCCGCACACCCTTGTGCCCTCATTGGACATGACATGGTTTTCCACAAGTCTAGGAGGACATGCTAGCTTGACGGCTGTCAGCACTAACAATAGCTGTTTGTTATGTTCATTACGATAATGTTaggcatttttttaatgaattaatatttatgtaattaatattttggCTATGGTTAGCATTCACAATGATTCACTGCACTCACAGGGCAGCGTTTTTTGAACTTGCTCGCATTTAtcagtttatgtatttattagacTAAAAAAAGCTAAGAGAGCTTGTGGAACATAGGAAACATACCACTCACATACACTTCTGAGCCGGAGAGCAAGCTACAGGAATTTGTGTTTTGAGGGAGTGGACTTGGAGGTAGGTCTGAAGGGATGGGgtgggaattttttttattattgttattattattttttttttctgttaaatagGATGTTTTGAAAATATAGTTTGCTCTCACTGTTTTCTCCAATGTTAGCTAGTTAAGCATCTTCTAATGTAAGAATGCAACCCATTGGCCAATGTCAGTTTTAATCATGTTATATCTTATTagataaatgacatttttactgaCAACAAAGCCCACTGAATGCATCCATTCACACAACAATCACATTAGTGTTAAAatcaagctgaaataaaaatcagtaaCTGTAATTTTACAGAACATCAACATTTGACTACATGTACTGAGTGTGATCAGTCATGATAACTGACAGAAACTTTCTTTCGTTGTTATTCTAGAAATGAAATTCCACTAATTATAGACACTGGTGATAGCATACCTGTATTTGCAGTGCCATATGttcatctgtgtctgtgcacatcCTGAACAAGAGTTCTAACACAGGAGAGGCTGATCTGCACTGGaccaaaatgtcagtatttcatATTGAGGAGGGATTTCAGAGGCAGCGACAGGAGCTGATGTGTTTGGCCACAACTGATGTCAGTCATACACTTACTCACTTTCTTTTTTGGCTATTCTTTCATTTGCAAAGACCAGACCCTAAATGTGTCTGTATTTACTTttcataaagcaaaaaaattgCTTACTCCTGAATTCATCCATCTCTGAAAATCCAGTGAAGTGGTTCCATCTGAGAAATTACTCTGAATTACTGATATTAACAGTGCTCTGCCTTTTAATCCCTTCAACAGTATGCTCTGTGTTAAATGGGATAATGATATACTTTTCCTTGAAACTGATGAAGATTTGCAGAAGGATATAATAAGGATTATTTTATCTATCTTATTCACCATCTTTTGCAGGTCAACAGTACTTATCCGTCCTGCCTCCTTCTTCATCTGGTCCACACCCTTCTGGGCCAGGTTGAGGTAGGCCTGCAAATGATGCCTCATCATAGCGAGCCGGAGTATACACATCAGTATGATGGTCCACAACCGCAAAGTATCATACGTCTGCTCAGTCATCCTGATAACAGTAGAAAGACAGCAGTGAGTAAGcgagaggaggtgaaggaatGACGGGATTTCATCACAAGAAAGTTTGACACATGATGACATTCAAActtgaaacaaataaaagatgTTATCTTTGAAAGAGCTAACACATGAGGTATGACTAAATTTGTTTACAGTCTAATTTTAACCCAAGCTGACAATGTGTGTATTGTCACTTCATCTACAGGATGAATAAATTCTTTATCTCACTAAATCATTGTAAATTCCATTTTCATAACtgctgttgcatttttttttttacatccattttcttcaaCAAAAGCCAAATTACTTTAATTTTCACAGCTTTGCAATGTTGTTCTGTCCCTCTTGTTTGAATGGCAGGTAATCAGCTTGTAAGATGTCAGGGGAGCCCAACTGGCTTGCCTACCAAGCACAGACCACTCAACAAAAGGTGTGGGCATGACAAGatttttttaagctttatttattcatagaAGGTTCTCTTTTGGGGTTAGGGGTCTTGCTCTGAGGAACTGAACAAGCCACCTCCAAGTGAAAAGCTCACTTTGCTAACCTTATGGGCATCGCTGCCCTCCTACATGCACAACAGAGGATGAGCTCACTGTTCAGGCTCAATCATCAGAACTATTAGCAAAAACTCTAACTGTGAACTTTCAAGTCACTAGATACATCTCCTACAAATAATGCAATAGAAAAAgtttagtctttgtttttgagTACAATTTCTATAACTGTATAGACAAATTATTTAAAGTAGAAGTTGCAATTTATATTCCAAATTTTGGAACCAGAGAATTACTTTTACTTACAAAGGCACACTCTCCTTGTCCAGAGCGGGGTTCATTATGTAGTCCTTAGTAATGGGCTTCACCCACAGCAGGACCATGATAAGAGGGGACAGGAAGTTGATATGAAGAAGAGTCCTTTAGAAAAATGGAGGTAAAGCAGAAGACATCCAGTTAAACCAATCCAAACATCTAACAACTTGCACCTCCCCTTTACAACAAGTATTTCAGAGGAgctctgaaaattaaaaaaaaaaaatctgaacacCGACTCAATTACCCCTGTGTGTttgagaacaaacaaaaatagctcACTGGAATCTACAAGTTAGCATAGTGAGAAATAAGGTCCATGCTATCAATGCAACTTTTCCTGAGAGGGGTGAGAAGATAACCATAATCTGAAGAGCTCGGAAATAATCCCCGCTAGTGACAGGGTCTGAGGATGTAAGCTCATGACAGTTAAGAGTGGGGAAATGGAAGAGGAGGCCATTTTGGAGAGTCTGCTATGCCAAAGTGGATTATCTGGATGCGACGTCCTCCCTGCTCTGCACCTCCTATCATGGTCGTAGACATGCCACCCAGAGAGTTCTGAAATAGAAATCCGCCCCAACTGAGGAAGTCTTCATCTAACTCACAGGGTGCTCGCCATCGTACCTGACACATGGTGAATAGTAGGAGACAAGTACAAACACACCATATTTGGCACTATATTTTTTGGTTACTATTTCAGCACTGTGTTTGCAGCACATCATGTATGCATtaagtgtattattattattattattattgttttttttttttttttggggggggggggttatcaTAATATTGACATATATGTTTCCAGTAAAATAGTTCCAGTGAAcaacatgctgtcttcacttagaagacagcatgtttttacagaggagcacagaagaCTGACAGtgagctttgtcacatggtgcaacaagATTCACCTGAGGCTCAACTGTGGTGGACTCTTGCTGTAAGTACATTAATGTGTAActtcactgagaaaaacaaaaaaaaacagtcaaattctTTGGATTCTTTACTTTGCAAACTTGGCCAGTAAAGCTGATGATAGACAATGAAGAGgatacaaattctaaaacatcTCCAACCCAGTACCACAGAAGATCTAAACAGTCGCCACAGTTTCAAGTATATGCAATCACCAAGATTTGAGTCACCAGTTCCAGTtactaacattttttttgttttgtcattgaaatatgtttggtgtttgtgtgaaattgcATATGAAATACTTTAATAtggacaggttttttttttaggtcacTGTAACCATGAAGTTTGACCTTTTACCACCAACATTGAATCACTCCATCCTTGAGTCCAAGCAGACAAAATTCCCTCCAGGTGTTGGAGGTGTGGGATGGATGTGAGGTCACAGTGGCCTTGACCTTTGACtgccaaaatctaatcagttcagTCTCAAAtccaagtggatgtttgtgaCAAATCTGAACAAATCCCCTCAAGACATTCCTGAGATATTACTTTCACAAGAGTGGGATgtatgtacaaacacacagtatgtacagACTGAAAACCTGGAAACATAATGTCGCTGGAGTGGAGGCATGCAAACTAGGGTGCAACTACCAAACGTAGagattaaaacacattaaaaatttTTCCTGAACAGGAACTGTACTCAAAGATCTTGCTTCAAGATTGCCACAACTTTTCACCTTTTACATCGTTATTATTAAAGATAAGCAAGACATCCAGTAttcaatgaaaaatacataagtGACCACAGAAGCGAGGACAAATACTGCAGTAGACTCACTGTGTAAATTTGCCTGTGGTCAGATTGAGTGCATCAAGGTGCATTTGGGCCAATCGCAGACCAGGGAAGGTCAGAAATGCTCCAATCAGGGAGCAAAGCAAGGCCAGGATCAGCTTGAAGGTGAGTTTAGATATAGGACCcctgtgagagagaaaacacgTAGTGAGAATCTACTGGAGTTTCATGAGTCATAAAGAATTCATGaaggcagagaaaacaaaaacgatACAGTGAGAATACTGATTTCATACTTACTGGGACTCTAAGCCCTGATGCTGTAGAAAGTGTAGGGCACTGTCAGAGAAGTTTGCAAACCCTACAAAGAAACATTTGACAGTGACTAACTCTCTGGTACTACATGTAACAAAATTTGGTTGTGACTAACGGAGTCATTTGCGAGAACGTTGAGCACTAACCTGTCTCCAGACCAAACTCCAGGTAGTTTTCAGTGACGATGAGAATGGCCATGGctttgacaaaaaagaaaaaagcaaaagtgatgCAGAGTGAGCgctcccctccttcctccagcTTGAAGTAGTGAGCCGTTAGAGAAAAAAGGGTCTTACTGTGGGGACAAGGTCAAGGAAAAACATTTCCAGAAGAACACTGATATAGACAGCAAATACAAACTTATTTGCAGATGTATCGTGAATTCCAGGTAAAGGGAAACAAAATAACTGTACGcaataaacacatacaacatatttagaaaaacaacaacactgttaTCCACCTCACCAAACGCGCTGtgtttacacagacacacagagtccaCCCATTAAAAAAGGACATTGAGCATACATGGGTGGGGGTCTTTGGCACAATGCCTGCTACTGAGGTTGTAAAAGTATTTGCTTCTGACTCCAGCAACAGAGAGCAGAAGGTGAAGGACAGAGCATGTTCCTAAGCAAACTTTGGTCACCATGGAGACGAATCCCTTCAGTTTCTGCAACAATTCAGGTGACAACATGGCAATTCTTCAGTCAGTTTTAGTCTATTTCAAGAATCTATCCAATGGAGTTTTTCCCTTCTATTCAGCTCTGTGAAGATAGCTGTGTAAATACTCACCAGACAAGTTCAAGTCAACATGAGGCTAAAAAGAGAACTTCATGTTTGAGATATCATGTGGTTGGCCACAAGTAAAATACTGCTGGAATGGCCTGTCAACATTGGCCAAAGGTGAGGATGTGCAGTCGAATTTATAAATTTTGGTAATACAGTGGAAAAAGTGAGGCACCCGAAGATGTAGATACTTGAAGAGCATGCTGCTCCTGGGTTATCAGTGAAGGTTGAGGCAGTACAGCTGATCTCCAGGGCAAGAGTCTTAAACATATCATCACAGCTGAAATAGGAAAACTGAAATCAAGTGTCCCATTAACACATATATTGAGCCAACATATTCCCTCATCTTCATAGTCCCATTTCATCTGTTCCACGGTCTGTCCTTTTCCCCAAGCATAACAGTCTGTTGGGCTGTGAAAATTGGGCCTCCAATCTCCGACGTAGGCAGGAAATGACATACCATCTGACCGCAGTGAGCCGGGCCTGACCAGGAGCACTGGAAAGATTGATCCCTGCGGTTGGTGGCAAGGATAATGCATATTATTTAACCATCATTCACCGTAGCAAAATAGCAGGTAGCTGTGGAGCATAAAGGCACTGGAAGTCAAGCCAGTAAGGGCTTTAGCCGTCACTTTGTACTTTCTCTCAGCCGCTGCTGCATCCACATAATCAAGCCTGAACTATTTGGTCTCTTTAAGACAAAGAGATGTTGGTGGACGGTGGTGAAGaatgtaaagcaaaaataaaggaTATGAGTGATGAGAGGAGTCCATATAAATCTTCAAAATGTGTTATCAATTTACAGGACAGGCCACCCCACAACCAAAAgtacatatttttcttcttaccGGCAATGCTATTAATctatctagattgttttggtgtgaccTGTGTAGTCAGCTCAATAGCAATGTCTCTCAGTGAATGCTAGTGATTCTCCTATAATTGTGTAAGCCAACAGCGAACTGTTATAGGTGAAACAATCATAGATAATTGAAATTTTAGCTGGTTCGGTAGAGATAAAGCAGCTCTCACAAGGTCTGAGGGTTATTTTGAATAACCTGGTCATagtttctggaaagagacactGCTATCGAGTTTTCCTAATGCATTTTCTTAGCGCTTTGAGCCGAGTGACATCTGGTTCCACTATGTTGAAGAGACGGCTGACATGTTTACAGCCAGTGACTCAAAAACTTGgccactcacacacaaacagtctagatggataaatagccCTGCAGGTAAGAGGacaaaaattgtatttttgatGTTGGGGTGAACACCAGAACACTGATGAGATGAATGAATAGTCAGTCAGATATGAATCATCACTGATGTAAGGATACATGACAAAAGCGAGTACTAGCAGGCACCAGACCACGCTGATGTTCATCTCTCCTGAGGCCTGAGCCACACTGTAGTAGAGTTCTGTTATCAGATACACCACAGTTGCCGCTACTGTGAAGTCCACCAGCCACTGGAACTCTGGGAAGTAGTGCAATGCTGAGGACATAAAAGAGTATAATTCAGCTCAAAccacagaatttaaaaaaatgttaaccGTGTGTGACTGAAAGGTTACGATTCGACTTGTCCTCTTATTTATACCTAACGTGTCGACTTCTGTGATACATTTCGTCTCCAGCTGTAAGTCTATGTCCTTGGGAATTGTAAGCGGCTTATTGTCTATGTGACCATTGTACTTCCTGaggcaaagaggagaaaacagtaaaacaacagacagcatcagcacaacagaaaaaaagcaacatgaaaatgtgagtAAACCAAATAATAGACCATTTAAACTGAAGAGATGCTCATTATCAATTTGCTGAAAAGAAATTCTTTTAGTGCAATCTGTtccagcagacattttgtttaggttttttcttgcctttaaaacaactgaaaagatGTAGGACTTCCACACATTTTACACTAAAGATTTATAACATTGGCTGGTTTAGGGAGATGGCGTCCGAACTGGAGAGCTGTCCTTCAACTTGAACTTTACATTTACTTGTAAAAGTCAAGTTTCCTACATCCAAAATAGCCACTGGCAGAGTTACTTTTATTACAGCCAACCCTACCCAACTCTTCTATGACAAAGAGGGGCAATGCATAAGCAGTGCTAAATCGCCAACAACAGGCCAACAGAGAGCTGTTCTTTAGGCCTGAAGAACTGTCCGTTTGGCCTCGACAGttctgagttttgtttgttcagccCTGTGTGAACGCTGGATTCACAGGACAACACAATAGCACTGTAAGACTCTAGGGCCAAACATGCCCTGAACAGATTTCATCTCTGAGGCacctgacaggaaaaaaaggaggctCAGCTTCGCCTCTGACTGCGGGAAACAGACTGTTAACAAAGGGAGTGGAGCTGCATGGCACGAGCTGGCAAAAGGACAGTGGGCCCATCTTTTTCTTCAAGGGATTACTGAACATGTGGTGCTAGAGAGCCTTGACCTGCCTCATACAGGGTCAGAAAAAGGACTGCGACACAAAACCGCCTTAAGTTAGGAGCAGGACACCACGAGGAACAGTAAGGATTAACTTTCAGTTCTGACTTCAATTgaaattcacattaaaaaaaggagaGTACAAAGGAAACGGCACGAAATTCACGCGTTCAACATATGGTTCAGCTTCCACCTGCAGCTCTAAAAATTGAACAGTAGTTTTTTTGAATTGCAAAGTAGCCTTGGAGGAAAATCATGTTCCAGAATCAATGCTTGACATCTGACCACTTTGAAGACATAATGTTGTTTGgaaaattttgatttcagagAGGATGCAATCCTTTTAAACTGTCACCCCCTAAAATAGCCTAAATAGTAATGGCtccaaagacaaaacaggacGAACTTTCCTCACATCAGCGAGACAGAGCCACTTCTAAGCCAAGTTGCTGAGCCTCGATGAAGAGCCATacaggaacaaaacaacaaaaacagacttcTGTCTCCTTACTTCAAACAGGCCTTAAATGAgccacataaacacatcagcTTCATCTGTTTGCTGACATGCCTGTGGTCTCCATCCATCTCAAATGTCTgcttctcatcttttctttcctctctgatgAAAGGGGCGCCTTTCCTACCTGCTCTGTTCCACTGTGTTTCCCCAACCCCCAAACAATGACTCTTCTTCATTCAAGTCCCCTATCCTACCTacctgtctttcctcttctgtcctttttGTTTCCCAGCTAAGCTCCTCAACTCATCTTCCGTAGGGTGCTGATACCACCGCAGACTGCGaacaaagaaaaggacagaaacgTGAAATCAGGCTCAGACAtggacagaagaggaaacagtAAGAAATGGGACACAATAAAGCAGCTATTTCAAAGTTGTGGAGgcagaacaaaaaacagacagcagagctgGAGGTGTCGTCCtagtatgtatttttttaattcacacaatataaaataatcaaGCATGTTGATTCTCAAGTATGGAAAGATTAGGTTACATAATTAGGACTAAAACAAGAGACACATTGGATAATCACTTGTCAgttcatttccatttctttttaatcataAGAGGAATTTGCTTTGGTGTTTTAAACTTAAATACACTccttaaagcaaaaatgtcaaaaatctgACGGAAAAATTCTCTTAGAAGCAGTCCTATCAAGTTTCAACTTTGAACATGGAAAAAATAACTTAATTCGGAACAGCTCTGAGCTGTATGTTTAACTCgcaaactacacacacaaaacagacatttctgaAAGTGTTCCTTTATATCAGCCACTCAGCTACACATCACTACTCAGCTACGCTTTACGACAGCGAGGTTATCTGTCCTTAAGGACTGAGTTTGAAACAGGAGCTAATTTAAGAGCACCCTTCAGAAGACAGCATTTTAGGCACCCTCCTTAATTTTGTTTCTCAACGCTCATTCCATCCTGAGAAGCACTCCGTGTTGTAGCGGAGTACAGCTTGTTTTTCCACtatgaacatttatttaatacGGAAAATTAATCACAAAATATTCTAGGGGGACACTCCAGGCCTCCTGCTTGGGGTAAAAGTTTTCAAAAAATGTCCACAGTGCCCTGAAAaagaataattaattaattattaaatgtgtTCCAAGAAGCTGTTGAAAAACATGTGTGGCACTAGTTAGAGGAAATGAGGCAAGCACTTTATTTTTATGCACCGTCCTCTCGGGTCATCCCAATATTTTGATGTCGTTTGGTCTTTGCAGAATGATTTAatgattctttttttccttctccttctatCTTAATTCCTTTGAACACTCTGTCATTTGAGTAAACATGTTGATCCCCATTGTTCTGGACTCTTTTTGAAATAAACTTCTCAGAAAGCAAGTGAACTGTAGGATGGAGAAAAACAGCATGTACACTGTTCAGGATACTACATTACCTGCCACTGCAGAGTAGCCACCTTGCAAAGGAATAATGAGGTATGATTTTCTGAATTACACTGGCCATAACCATGGTAACCACCAGCTGCACACCAATCACACCCtgtggaaataataaaaagcagttAGACATAAgaaatatatattcatatacaCTTTAAAAAGTGTCCTAAACTCTTTGAATAATCTAAGATCAAAAGTGATGGAGCTACACTTTGCAAGTGGGGATAATATTCAATGATATATTGAATATTCATCGGCTACTTGAAAATTGCACTACATGTTCGCAGAAGAGGAAAAACGTTTTAAACACAAGAAAACCTTATTAGagaatattaatataaaaattCCCATTTCAGGGCGTGATGATGATTTCTCTGTCCAATCAGGTCCATCCCTGGTTTTCAGGAATGTTAGTGTGAATggaaattagaaattaaaaataattaaatattaaaatgcacatCCTGACGAGCGTGATGCATGAACTTTCCTACAGCTCCACCACCAGGGGTTCCACTTAGAAACAAAATCTAGGCGTGCattgatgtgaaatgtgttgagAACATTCACAGTCCCAAGAGGATAAACGCTTTTGAACTGCAGGGCcacatggattttttttcccccatgtgAGGTGCCAATACAGCACAACCTGATTTCAACCACTCTACATGAAACACCCGGTGAAAGCACGTTTTCATGGTAAGTACTGTAAAAGGATGTTGGAAGATAAAAGCTCTACCACCTTGATTAAAATCCAGAGTTCAAACACAGAATGACCTTCATTTCActacaaacacatacaggaagTGCACAGCGTAGAACTCAGGAGTTAATTGCTGCAGTGTTACTCAGTGAAGCCAAGAACATACCTTCGGCCATAACAACACATCAGTTTTTATTACAGTTATAAGAGATAAACTATTAACTACCCAACTACAGCAATTTGAGCAAATACTGTTGTGTAAATACAACAgttaataaattctgttttgtctgccaCATTCGTCATAATGTCAGCATCTGTATGCCAAGAAAAATGAACAGCCAGTACTGCTGTGGTAGGTACCAAAAGATTTAGCAACATAAGGAGCTCAATATCAACCCAGCACACTTAGATCAATATTCACTTAGGCTTAAGAGGCCAGAATCGTTCCCA harbors:
- the tmem161b gene encoding transmembrane protein 161B, coding for MGVIGVQLVVTMVMASVIQKIIPHYSFARWLLCSGSLRWYQHPTEDELRSLAGKQKGQKRKDRKYNGHIDNKPLTIPKDIDLQLETKCITEVDTLALHYFPEFQWLVDFTVAATVVYLITELYYSVAQASGEMNISVVWCLLVLAFVIKTLFSLTAHYFKLEEGGERSLCITFAFFFFVKAMAILIVTENYLEFGLETGFANFSDSALHFLQHQGLESQGPISKLTFKLILALLCSLIGAFLTFPGLRLAQMHLDALNLTTGKFTQTLLHINFLSPLIMVLLWVKPITKDYIMNPALDKESVPLMTEQTYDTLRLWTIILMCILRLAMMRHHLQAYLNLAQKGVDQMKKEAGRISTVDLQKMVARVFYYLCVIALQYVAPLVMLLHTTLLLKTLGGHSWWVYPEEDLPCTHEMNSDSLMRAAPIAAPTPASVVETGARVSVAQLSVALGGLRTVFSPLLFRGLFSFFAWWIAACLFSTSLFGLFYHQYLMAA